In Bacteroidales bacterium, a single window of DNA contains:
- a CDS encoding nucleotidyltransferase: MRIIIPMAGMGKRMRPHTLTIPKPLIPIAGKSIVQRLVEDLKTTIQKPIDEIAFIIGDFGKDVESSLLQIASDMGTQGSIYYQNEPLGTAHAVLCAAPSLQGEVVVAFADTLFRTSSIQGNHADALIWVKEVENPSQFGVVKLNNEGIITDFIEKPQTPISNLAIIGIYYFKNGEQLRQELQFLIDNDIKVKGEYQLTDALQNMKNKGLILKASTIDEWFDCGNKEATLQTTKRILELSNPNELIMPTAKIINSIIIPPCFIGIDAIVENSVVGPHVSIGKHTHIKNCIIKESIIQRYSHVENLLIQHSIVGNNSDIIGKFKDLNVGDYNTLTL, translated from the coding sequence ATGAGAATAATAATACCAATGGCCGGTATGGGTAAACGTATGCGTCCACACACGCTTACTATACCAAAACCTTTAATACCCATTGCGGGAAAGTCGATTGTTCAGCGATTAGTCGAAGACTTAAAAACGACCATTCAAAAACCCATAGACGAAATAGCTTTTATTATTGGCGATTTTGGTAAAGACGTTGAAAGCTCACTACTACAAATTGCCAGCGACATGGGCACTCAAGGTAGTATCTATTATCAAAACGAACCCTTGGGAACGGCTCATGCAGTATTATGTGCTGCCCCTTCGTTACAAGGTGAAGTTGTGGTTGCCTTTGCCGATACCTTGTTTAGAACATCATCCATACAAGGCAATCATGCCGATGCCTTAATTTGGGTAAAAGAAGTCGAAAATCCTTCGCAATTTGGCGTTGTAAAATTAAACAACGAAGGTATTATTACCGACTTTATCGAAAAACCTCAAACACCTATTAGCAATCTGGCCATTATTGGAATATATTACTTTAAAAACGGCGAACAACTACGACAAGAATTACAATTCTTAATCGACAATGACATAAAAGTAAAAGGCGAATACCAACTCACCGACGCATTGCAAAACATGAAAAACAAAGGTCTCATACTCAAAGCCTCAACCATTGACGAATGGTTTGACTGCGGAAACAAAGAAGCTACTTTACAAACAACCAAACGCATACTTGAACTTAGCAATCCCAATGAGCTTATTATGCCAACTGCCAAAATTATTAATTCTATCATAATTCCACCCTGCTTTATTGGCATTGATGCTATTGTCGAAAACTCTGTCGTTGGTCCTCATGTTTCTATTGGTAAGCATACGCATATAAAAAATTGTATTATCAAAGAATCTATTATTCAACGCTACTCCCATGTAGAAAATTTGCTCATTCAACATTCTATTGTTGGAAACAACAGCGATATCATTGGTAAATTTAAAGACTTAAACGTTGGCGATTACAACACACTTACCCTATAA